The genomic stretch GCCTTCCTTGTCGGCGTCGAGAATCGCGACCAGCGAAACCTCCGGCAAATCGAGGCCCTCGCGCAACAGGTTGATGCCGACCAGCACATCGAAATCGCCCTTGCGCAGGCTGCGGATGATCTCGACGCGCTCGATCGTCTCGATATCGGAATGCAGGTAGCGCACGCGGATGCCGAGGTCGTGGTAGTAGTCGGTGAGATCCTCGGCCATTTTTTTAGTGAGACATGTAACGAGCACACGCTCGTTAACCGCCAGGCGCTTGCGGATTTCTTCGAGCAGATCGTCGACCTGCGTGCCCGCCTTGCGCACTTCGATCTCGGGATCGATTAACCCCGTCGGCCGGATGAGCTGCTCGACGATGAGGCCGCTCGACTTCTCCATCTCGTAGTCGCCGGGCGTGGCAGATACGTAAACCGCCTGATGGACGTGCGATTCCCATTCCTCGAAATTCAGCGGCCGGTTGTCGAGCGCCGACGGCAGACGGAATCCAAAATCGACCAGCACCTGCTTGCGCGAGCGATCGCCGCGATACATTCCGCCGATCTGCGGAATCGTGACGTGGCTCTCGTCGATGAAGAAGAGCGATTCCTTTGGGAAGTAATCGAGCAGCGTCGGCGGCGGCTGTCCTGGAGAACGTCCGGTAAGGTGGCGCGAGTAATTTTCGATTCCGGGGCAGAAGCCCATCTCGGCGAGCAGCTCGAGATCGTACATCGTGCGCTGCTCGAGGCGCTGCGCTTCGAGCAGGCGATTTTCAGTGCGAAACAACTCGAGGCGATCCTTAAGCTCCGCGCGAATTCCGACCACCGCTTTTTCCATCCGATCGCTGGTCGTCACGTAATGCGACGCTGGATAAATCGCGACGCTTTGCAGCTTGCGCAACACCTTGCCGCGCAACGAATCGATCTCGGAGAGCGCTTCGACCTGGTCGCCGAAGAACTCGATACGCAGCGCCCGGCTTTCTTCGTAGGCGGGAAAGACTTCGACGATATCGCCGCGCACGCGGAAAGTGCCGCGATGGAAATCGTAATCGTTGCGCTGGTAATGGATATCGACCAGCTTGCGCAGCACGCGATCGCGATCGACGGTCTGGCCCTCGTCGAGAAACACCAGCATCTCGAAGTACGCTTCCGGCTCGCCGAGGCCATAGATGCACGACACCGACGCGACGATCAGCACGTCGTTGCGCTCAAGCAGCGCCTTGGTCGCGGAATGCCGCAGCTTGTCGATCTCGTCGTTGATGCTGGAATCTTTCTCGATATACGTATCGGTCGACGCGACGTAAGCTTCGGGCTGGTAATAATCGTAGTACGAGACGAAGTAGCGGACGGCATTTTCAGGAAAAAGGCTTTTGAATTCGTTGTAAAGCTGGGCGGCGAGTGTCTTGTTCGGCGCCATCACGAGCGTGGGGCGATTCACCCGCGCGATAACGTTGGCCATCGTAAACGTCTTGCCTGATCCCGTTACGCCCAGCAGCACCTGATGCGGCACCTGATCGTTGACGCTGCGCACGAGAGAATCGATGGCCGCAGGCTGATCGCCCTCGGGCCGATAACTCGACACCAGCTTGAAGACGCCCTCTTTGCCGCGCGCTAGAGAAAGCATGGATAGGCAGGATTGTAGCAGGCCGCGCAACCTGTTCCGAACTGCGAAATTAAATGGCGATCCACACGGGATCCTGCCATCGGCACCTCCCGGCATCACCCGGATGATTGATTATTTAGCATCAAAAGACGCGGCAGGCAGTTGATCTGACGGTTCGCGCCAGCTATGAGCATAAGGGCGGCTAAAGAAGAACCAACGGCTGGGGGAGGTTCTTCGATGAGTTCGGTTCATCTTCGCGTAACGCGACGTTAAGAACCGGGTTGCATTTCTAGCCGGATTGTATCTATATTCCCCCGGCAATTGGACTTTAATCGCGTGTAGCGGCGCGTGAGGGGTTCGAACCGCGTCAACTCGCACTGGGTGAGGAGGAGTTCATGAGACTTAGGTCAGGGCTGTTGAAAACGGTCGTCGCAGTGGCCGGGGGAGCCTTTCTCGCGAGCGCACTTGGAGGCTGCTCATATCTTCAGCAGCCACGTAAGTGGGGAAGCTGCGCGATTATCGGGGGTATGATCGGCGCCGGTGCTGGCGCGGCCTCGGGTATCGTAATTTACGACAATTCTCGCAACGGCGAAAACAATGATGGCAGGGCTTGGTCGGGCGTCGGTGGTGCCGCGGCAGGCGCACTCGTAGGCGCGTTGGCCGGACATTACCTGTGCGACGAGGTTATTCAGCCTCCGCCGCCGCCTGCTCCGCCACCGCCTCCTCCGCCGCCTCCACCTCCTCCGCCACCTCCTCCGGTTAAGCAGA from Candidatus Binataceae bacterium encodes the following:
- the uvrB gene encoding excinuclease ABC subunit UvrB, with the protein product MLSLARGKEGVFKLVSSYRPEGDQPAAIDSLVRSVNDQVPHQVLLGVTGSGKTFTMANVIARVNRPTLVMAPNKTLAAQLYNEFKSLFPENAVRYFVSYYDYYQPEAYVASTDTYIEKDSSINDEIDKLRHSATKALLERNDVLIVASVSCIYGLGEPEAYFEMLVFLDEGQTVDRDRVLRKLVDIHYQRNDYDFHRGTFRVRGDIVEVFPAYEESRALRIEFFGDQVEALSEIDSLRGKVLRKLQSVAIYPASHYVTTSDRMEKAVVGIRAELKDRLELFRTENRLLEAQRLEQRTMYDLELLAEMGFCPGIENYSRHLTGRSPGQPPPTLLDYFPKESLFFIDESHVTIPQIGGMYRGDRSRKQVLVDFGFRLPSALDNRPLNFEEWESHVHQAVYVSATPGDYEMEKSSGLIVEQLIRPTGLIDPEIEVRKAGTQVDDLLEEIRKRLAVNERVLVTCLTKKMAEDLTDYYHDLGIRVRYLHSDIETIERVEIIRSLRKGDFDVLVGINLLREGLDLPEVSLVAILDADKEGYLRSERSLIQTIGRAARNINGRVIMYADKITGSMERAIGETNRRRAKQTAYNEEHGITPQSITKAIDASLVEMYSPEWAVVPEVEDDKPSKEELIPAHELPDRITALRQEMMEAADNLEYERAAELRDQIKKLERKVFGMDQAHPPVVAQAPGTAHRNANEASKGRKKPDQGFLMKSGGKRGAGAATGAASAAASSSNRPARQGKLKLVPDGPK
- a CDS encoding OmpA family protein — encoded protein: MRLRSGLLKTVVAVAGGAFLASALGGCSYLQQPRKWGSCAIIGGMIGAGAGAASGIVIYDNSRNGENNDGRAWSGVGGAAAGALVGALAGHYLCDEVIQPPPPPAPPPPPPPPPPPPPPPPVKQKIVLRGVHFDFNKYKIRPGDAAILDEAAATLKANPNVTINVNGYCDAIGSEEYNLKLSDRRSNAVVKYLVDQGIPESRLIPHGYGKTDFVAPNDTAEGRAQNRRVELVPVE